The following coding sequences lie in one Spirosoma sp. KUDC1026 genomic window:
- the cobU gene encoding bifunctional adenosylcobinamide kinase/adenosylcobinamide-phosphate guanylyltransferase, which translates to MIIYVTGGARSGKSRFAQERARQLSDSPVYVATARIWDDDFGQRVQRHRNERGPEWTTHESELDLHQLPLADRVVVIDCVTLWLTNLFMANQNDIDQTLAAFKADLDKLREIPATFLIISNEIGMGLHADTELGRKFTDLQGWANQYVASVADEAIFMVSGLPMRLK; encoded by the coding sequence ATGATTATTTACGTAACGGGGGGAGCGCGAAGCGGTAAAAGCCGGTTTGCGCAGGAGCGTGCCCGTCAGCTTAGCGATTCGCCGGTATATGTGGCCACGGCCCGGATTTGGGATGATGATTTTGGCCAGCGGGTGCAGCGCCATCGCAACGAGCGGGGGCCGGAGTGGACAACTCACGAGTCAGAACTGGATTTGCACCAGCTGCCGCTGGCTGACCGTGTCGTTGTGATTGACTGCGTAACGCTCTGGCTGACCAATCTGTTTATGGCGAATCAGAACGACATCGACCAGACACTCGCAGCCTTCAAAGCAGATCTGGATAAACTTCGGGAGATACCTGCTACGTTCCTGATTATCTCCAATGAGATCGGGATGGGTCTGCATGCCGATACGGAGCTTGGCCGGAAATTCACCGACTTGCAGGGCTGGGCTAATCAATACGTAGCCAGCGTAGCCGACGAGGCTATTTTTATGGTGTCGGGATTGCCGATGCGGTTGAAGTAA
- a CDS encoding FecCD family ABC transporter permease — protein sequence MNIPVIPTERTELPIQPTWRQFLLPGLFILAFFCFLLDIAIGAVSIPLKDVTQIVLGQGSENTAWLYIIQKIRLPKAVTAVVVGCGLSVSGLQMQALFRNPLAGPSELGITAGAGLGVAAVMLGGGSSASLYAIRQLGISGSWLLVLMASLGSALVLLLVLTIGGRLRDNVVLLIVGVMVGTITLSVVSIWQYFSQPEQLQEYLMWTFGSLGGVVDSHLLVLGGTVLTGLVLAFASSKSLNVLLLGENYARSMGLHVGRSRLFILISTSLLTGSITAFCGPIGFVGIAVPHLTRSLFDSANHRLLIPATCLIGTVLMLLCDSLAQLPGTQSVLPINVVTSLLGAPVVIWIIVRQTNLRAAFA from the coding sequence ATGAACATACCCGTTATCCCGACTGAACGGACGGAACTACCTATACAACCCACCTGGCGCCAATTTTTGTTGCCTGGGCTGTTTATTCTGGCGTTCTTCTGTTTCTTACTGGATATTGCAATAGGAGCCGTATCGATTCCTTTAAAAGACGTTACCCAAATTGTGCTGGGCCAGGGATCGGAAAACACGGCCTGGCTCTATATTATCCAGAAAATACGACTGCCTAAAGCTGTCACTGCCGTCGTTGTGGGCTGTGGCCTGTCGGTGAGCGGCTTGCAGATGCAGGCGCTGTTCCGAAACCCCCTGGCCGGGCCCTCGGAGCTGGGTATTACGGCGGGGGCAGGGCTGGGCGTGGCTGCGGTGATGCTCGGGGGTGGAAGCAGCGCCAGCCTGTACGCCATTCGTCAACTTGGTATTTCGGGAAGCTGGCTGCTGGTGCTGATGGCGTCGCTGGGTTCGGCGCTGGTGTTGCTGCTGGTACTGACCATCGGTGGGCGGCTGCGCGACAATGTGGTGCTGCTCATTGTGGGGGTTATGGTAGGAACCATTACGTTGTCGGTCGTTAGCATCTGGCAGTATTTCAGCCAGCCCGAACAGTTGCAGGAATACCTGATGTGGACGTTTGGTTCGCTGGGGGGCGTTGTCGACAGTCACTTGCTGGTGCTGGGCGGTACTGTTTTGACCGGACTTGTCCTGGCTTTTGCCTCGTCCAAATCGCTGAACGTTTTGCTCCTGGGCGAAAACTACGCCCGGAGTATGGGCCTCCACGTTGGCCGGAGCCGACTATTTATCCTGATCAGTACGAGTTTGCTAACGGGCAGCATTACCGCTTTTTGCGGGCCAATCGGGTTTGTTGGGATAGCGGTACCACACCTGACCCGTTCGTTGTTTGATAGTGCCAATCATCGGCTTCTGATTCCGGCGACCTGCCTGATCGGAACGGTACTGATGCTCCTTTGCGACAGCCTGGCTCAGTTACCTGGTACGCAGTCGGTACTACCCATCAACGTCGTTACGTCGCTGCTGGGTGCCCCCGTCGTGATCTGGATCATTGTGCGTCAAACGAACCTGCGGGCGGCCTTCGCATGA
- a CDS encoding ABC transporter ATP-binding protein, with product MNESQPILTARNLTIGYSSRKQAGRVVAESLTLDVWPGQLVCLLGPNGAGKSTLMRTLAGLQPRLGGVAKLAGQELNDVAPAQLARNMSLVLAERVDAGNLRVRELVTLGRTPYTGWLGRSTAEDLEKVETALRMTNTLQYQDRRVDQLSDGERQKVMLARALAQDTDLILLDEPTAHLDLPNRVEMMRLLHQLTRQTGKAILLSTHELDLALQAADRLWLLAPGGKLATGTPEDLVLDGTFEATFARHDAHAGFYFDQETGSFTIHADSVGPSVTVTGDAGLVFWTRRALQREDFQVNQTATATCTIDAIRVGDTPYWTCRHVGETRQFNSVEQVLAFLQRLKGPVISGNTTNEDLPEEYDYLRNGGSAKR from the coding sequence ATGAACGAATCACAACCAATCCTGACAGCCCGTAATCTTACAATCGGGTATAGTAGTCGTAAACAGGCCGGACGCGTAGTGGCTGAATCGCTCACGCTGGATGTATGGCCGGGGCAGCTGGTCTGCCTGCTGGGGCCGAACGGAGCCGGGAAATCAACCCTGATGCGCACGCTGGCTGGGCTTCAGCCCCGACTCGGTGGGGTGGCAAAACTGGCCGGGCAGGAGCTGAATGACGTAGCCCCGGCGCAACTGGCCCGCAACATGAGCCTGGTTTTGGCCGAGCGGGTTGACGCGGGAAATCTACGGGTGCGGGAGCTGGTAACCCTGGGCCGGACACCTTATACCGGCTGGCTGGGACGTAGCACCGCTGAGGATCTGGAGAAAGTAGAAACGGCTCTGCGCATGACCAATACGTTGCAATACCAGGATCGGCGAGTGGATCAACTAAGCGATGGTGAACGGCAGAAAGTGATGCTGGCCCGGGCCCTTGCGCAGGATACGGATCTCATTCTGCTGGACGAACCCACCGCCCATCTGGACCTGCCCAACCGAGTTGAGATGATGCGGTTACTACACCAGCTCACCCGCCAGACGGGTAAGGCCATTCTTCTGTCGACGCATGAACTGGACCTGGCATTACAGGCTGCTGACCGGCTCTGGTTACTTGCCCCCGGTGGTAAGCTGGCTACTGGGACGCCGGAAGATCTGGTGCTGGACGGTACGTTTGAGGCTACCTTTGCCCGTCACGATGCCCACGCCGGATTCTATTTCGATCAGGAAACTGGCTCGTTCACCATTCACGCCGACAGCGTCGGCCCGTCGGTTACCGTAACCGGCGACGCTGGATTAGTTTTCTGGACTCGGCGGGCACTGCAACGTGAGGATTTTCAAGTCAATCAAACCGCTACGGCTACTTGCACGATTGACGCGATTCGGGTAGGTGATACGCCCTACTGGACATGTAGGCATGTAGGCGAAACGCGTCAATTCAATAGTGTCGAACAGGTGCTGGCTTTTCTGCAAAGGCTGAAAGGACCGGTTATATCAGGTAATACAACAAACGAGGATTTACCCGAGGAGTATGATTATTTACGTAACGGGGGGAGCGCGAAGCGGTAA
- a CDS encoding TonB-dependent receptor, with product MYEKNIGTKQKALRINLDRRIYGSFAEIGAGQETAAMFFKAGGSSGTIAKTMSAYDMTFSDSIYGVEESGRYVVESRLVKMLSKEYSLLEKRLAEKRGSETTFFAFANTVVALNYQKTNDAHGWIGCRFQLSPQSGYNDVIIHVRMLDNENVVQQQALGIIGVNLIYGAFYYAKSPETLVLSLMDDLTPDRIQIDMIRFSGPDFADVDNRLMSLHLVRNGFTDAALFGPDGQVLQPSEALYKKNILVMRGRLRPVTNVQMDMIENGVKQFKAEHDVDENRVVSIAELTLHNLKSSDQSIDEKDFLDRVDILCSMGQTVMISNYLEYYKLVAYLARLTRLKIGLVVGIPNLEYIFEEDHYEFLPGGILESFATLFSRKVKLFVYPTLRNDAVYTCNEFELSPTMEPLFQYLVRNDKIEDITDYNEENLHISTDRVLEMIQQGEDGWEQMVPERVAQRIKDYCLFGYPCEVDYVPIGQQVRQKQEEQLTPDSQ from the coding sequence ATGTACGAAAAGAATATAGGCACGAAGCAAAAAGCACTACGTATTAATCTGGATCGCCGGATTTATGGCTCCTTCGCCGAGATCGGTGCGGGCCAGGAAACGGCCGCTATGTTTTTTAAAGCCGGCGGTTCGTCGGGTACCATCGCTAAAACCATGTCGGCCTATGACATGACCTTTAGTGACTCCATTTACGGGGTCGAAGAGAGTGGACGCTACGTTGTCGAGTCTCGGCTCGTTAAAATGCTGAGCAAAGAATATAGCCTGCTGGAAAAGCGACTTGCCGAAAAACGTGGTTCCGAAACCACGTTTTTTGCATTTGCGAATACGGTGGTCGCGCTGAACTATCAAAAAACCAACGACGCCCACGGCTGGATCGGCTGCCGGTTTCAGCTCTCTCCTCAGTCAGGTTACAACGACGTCATCATCCACGTCAGAATGCTGGATAACGAAAACGTTGTGCAGCAGCAGGCACTGGGGATTATTGGCGTCAATCTGATCTACGGCGCTTTCTATTACGCCAAATCGCCCGAAACGCTGGTTCTCTCGCTTATGGATGACTTGACGCCGGATCGTATTCAGATCGACATGATCCGGTTCAGCGGCCCTGATTTTGCGGACGTCGACAACCGGCTGATGAGCCTGCACCTGGTTCGCAATGGCTTTACGGATGCGGCCCTGTTTGGCCCCGACGGGCAGGTGCTGCAGCCCTCGGAAGCGCTGTACAAGAAAAACATTCTGGTGATGCGCGGACGGCTGCGGCCGGTTACGAACGTCCAGATGGATATGATCGAAAACGGCGTCAAACAGTTCAAGGCCGAGCATGATGTCGACGAAAACCGGGTCGTATCCATTGCCGAGCTCACCCTGCACAACCTCAAATCGAGCGATCAGAGTATCGACGAAAAGGACTTCCTGGACCGGGTAGATATTCTCTGCTCCATGGGCCAGACCGTAATGATTTCCAACTATCTGGAATACTACAAACTGGTGGCCTACCTGGCCCGACTAACGCGGCTCAAGATCGGGCTCGTTGTTGGGATTCCGAATTTGGAATACATTTTCGAAGAAGACCACTACGAATTTCTGCCGGGGGGCATTCTGGAATCATTTGCTACGTTGTTCAGCCGAAAGGTCAAACTGTTTGTTTACCCAACCCTGCGCAACGACGCGGTTTATACCTGCAACGAATTTGAGCTTTCCCCCACAATGGAACCGCTGTTCCAGTACCTGGTGCGGAACGACAAAATCGAGGATATCACCGATTACAACGAGGAAAATCTTCACATCTCTACCGACCGGGTGCTGGAAATGATTCAGCAGGGCGAAGATGGCTGGGAACAGATGGTACCCGAACGGGTCGCCCAGCGAATTAAGGATTACTGTCTCTTTGGCTACCCCTGCGAAGTCGACTACGTCCCCATCGGGCAGCAGGTTCGGCAAAAACAGGAAGAGCAACTGACACCCGACTCTCAATAA